In Vibrio gangliei, a single window of DNA contains:
- a CDS encoding carboxynorspermidine synthase → MSILQIGAGGVGWVVAHKAAQNNVVLGDITLASRTIAKCEKIIESIKGKNNLKDPSKKLEARFVDADDVASLVALINEVKPDLVINAGPPWVNVTIMEACYQAKVSYLDTSVAVDLCSEGQQVPEAYDPQWAFREKFAEAGITGILGAGFDPGVVSVFAAYAVKHLFDEIDTIDVMDVNAGDHGKKFATNFDPETNMLEIQGDSFYWEDGSWKQVPCHTRMLEFDFPNCGSHKVYSMAHDEVRSMQEFIPAKRIEFWMGFGDRYLNYFNCMKDIGLLSPDPITLQDGTVVEPLKVLKALLPDPTSLAPGYTGKTCIGTWVQGKKGGEQRSVFIYNNADHEVAYHDVEHQAIAYTTGVPAITAALQYFKGNWNEAGVFNMEQLDPDGFLETMPSIGLDWHVQELEPGQPKINILK, encoded by the coding sequence ATGTCTATTTTACAAATTGGCGCAGGTGGCGTTGGTTGGGTTGTTGCACATAAAGCGGCTCAAAACAATGTTGTACTGGGTGATATTACGTTAGCGTCTCGCACTATTGCGAAATGTGAAAAAATCATCGAGTCGATCAAAGGTAAAAATAACCTTAAAGATCCATCAAAGAAATTAGAAGCACGATTTGTAGATGCTGACGATGTTGCCTCTCTTGTGGCATTGATTAACGAAGTCAAACCAGACTTAGTCATTAATGCCGGTCCTCCATGGGTGAACGTGACCATTATGGAAGCGTGTTACCAAGCGAAAGTGTCTTATCTTGACACATCGGTTGCTGTCGATTTATGCAGTGAAGGCCAACAAGTACCGGAAGCGTACGATCCACAATGGGCATTCCGTGAAAAATTTGCTGAAGCGGGCATCACCGGCATCTTGGGTGCAGGTTTTGATCCGGGTGTGGTTAGCGTATTTGCTGCTTATGCCGTGAAGCACTTATTCGATGAAATCGATACCATTGATGTGATGGATGTGAATGCCGGTGACCACGGTAAGAAGTTTGCGACTAACTTCGACCCAGAAACCAACATGCTTGAAATCCAAGGCGATTCTTTCTACTGGGAAGACGGCAGCTGGAAACAAGTACCTTGTCATACGCGTATGCTTGAGTTTGATTTCCCGAATTGTGGCAGCCACAAAGTTTACTCAATGGCGCACGATGAAGTGCGTTCAATGCAAGAGTTCATCCCAGCTAAACGCATCGAATTCTGGATGGGCTTTGGCGACCGTTACCTAAACTACTTCAACTGCATGAAAGATATCGGCCTACTAAGCCCTGATCCAATCACGCTGCAAGACGGCACTGTGGTTGAGCCTTTGAAAGTATTGAAAGCATTGCTGCCGGATCCAACCTCTCTTGCTCCGGGCTACACAGGTAAAACGTGTATCGGTACTTGGGTGCAGGGTAAAAAAGGCGGCGAGCAACGTAGCGTATTTATCTACAACAACGCTGATCACGAAGTGGCTTACCACGATGTTGAACACCAAGCGATTGCTTACACCACAGGCGTTCCTGCAATCACCGCAGCGCTTCAGTACTTCAAAGGTAACTGGAACGAAGCAGGCGTGTTTAACATGGAGCAGCTTGACCCAGACGGCTTCCTAGAAACCATGCCAAGCATCGGTCTAGACTGGCACGTTCAAGAGCTAGAGCCAGGCCAACCGAAGATTAATATTTTAAAGTAA